One window of the Pseudofrankia sp. DC12 genome contains the following:
- a CDS encoding PaaX family transcriptional regulator C-terminal domain-containing protein, with translation MTSPRRTIGPDHHGPDHHGPDHHPAHPLVPPQRPALRALPTHPEVDLPRTQEGPQPQRLLTTLLGDYWHGRREHLPSGALVALLGDFGVTTVGGRAALSRLARRGVLESSKVGRHTYYGLTAAASGVVLENVHRLRSFGERHEPWDGRWTVAAFSLPEDLRDVRHTVRSRLRWLGFAPLYDGMWVSPRPVAEPARRVFAELGVLASTVLTTTVDARRSDPHPPMAAWDLTELRGQYEEFVAATTPLREQLRGCGVTGAQALVARTALLNAWWRFPSLDPDLPLDLLPERWPRRAARDLFAETYDALGPLAAGRFRAVVGESSPELAALVGYQRSEGPASGTANRR, from the coding sequence GTGACCTCGCCGCGCCGGACAATCGGGCCGGACCACCATGGGCCGGACCACCATGGGCCGGACCACCATCCGGCGCATCCGCTGGTACCGCCCCAGCGGCCGGCACTGCGCGCGCTCCCGACGCACCCCGAGGTCGACCTGCCGCGCACGCAGGAAGGCCCGCAGCCGCAGCGGCTGCTGACCACGCTGCTCGGCGACTACTGGCACGGCCGGCGCGAGCATCTGCCGTCCGGCGCACTCGTCGCGCTGCTCGGCGACTTCGGCGTGACCACGGTCGGCGGCCGCGCCGCGCTGTCCAGGCTGGCCCGGCGCGGCGTCCTCGAGTCCTCCAAGGTCGGCCGCCACACCTACTACGGCCTGACCGCCGCCGCGTCCGGGGTCGTCCTGGAGAACGTCCACCGGCTGCGGTCCTTCGGCGAGCGGCACGAGCCCTGGGACGGCCGGTGGACCGTCGCGGCGTTCTCGCTGCCCGAGGACCTGCGCGACGTCCGGCACACCGTGCGCAGCCGGCTGCGCTGGCTCGGGTTCGCCCCCCTCTACGACGGCATGTGGGTCAGCCCCCGACCGGTCGCGGAGCCCGCCCGCCGGGTGTTCGCCGAGCTGGGAGTGCTGGCGTCCACGGTGCTGACCACGACCGTCGACGCCCGCCGCAGCGACCCGCACCCGCCGATGGCCGCCTGGGACCTCACCGAGCTGCGCGGCCAGTACGAGGAGTTCGTCGCGGCCACCACGCCGCTGCGGGAGCAGCTGCGGGGCTGCGGGGTCACCGGCGCGCAGGCGCTCGTCGCCAGGACCGCGCTGCTCAACGCCTGGTGGCGGTTCCCCAGCCTCGACCCGGACCTCCCGCTCGACCTGCTGCCCGAGCGCTGGCCGCGCCGCGCCGCACGTGACCTGTTCGCCGAGACCTACGACGCCCTCGGCCCGCTCGCGGCCGGGCGGTTTCGTGCCGTCGTCGGCGAGTCATCGCCCGAGCTGGCCGCTCTGGTCGGCTACCAGCGTTCCGAGGGCCCCGCCAGCGGCACGGCCAACCGGCGCTAG
- a CDS encoding glutamate--tRNA ligase family protein: protein MLERDEIDALFPRVPAGPASADQTDGDLPGPEHWELRYPPRDLPAGAMVTRFSPSPTGAAHLGGVYVAMLDKDLARNSGGVYFIRVEDTDQARTVEGALLQFDAAFTYFGVHADETPDNGAYGPYTQSERAEIYLSYARELLRAGRAYLCFATKDELAASAEQQRAAKVPTGYYGRWALWREAPDEQVREALAAGRPYVVRFRSPGGFDRVTYTDLIRGEITADANRNDVVLLKASDSPLRLPTYHFAHAVDDHLMRVTHVVRGDEWLSSVPLHLQLFDACGFERIPYAHIAPLLKQDGSGKRKLSKRKDPEASVEYYIAAGYPADAVLYYLRGLINGRLADLPMDQALAEPLRLSEAGVSGALVDLVKLEDIAADHIAALAGQTIVDDVLAWADVHDTELAAAVRAEPLVALRALDIERTGVANPRKDLRKWSDFRSVYGYFFAALFEPVTDPADPRLGGLPADVVRALCEHFLRDYQPVDDGDAWFDQIRAAAVANRFAASPKEYKADKDAFVGSTKEAAQVFRVLLTGSNRSPAFHLVTQALGEAETRRRIGAVLV, encoded by the coding sequence ATGCTTGAGCGGGACGAGATCGACGCCCTGTTTCCCAGGGTCCCCGCCGGACCGGCCTCGGCCGATCAGACGGACGGCGATCTGCCCGGCCCGGAGCACTGGGAGCTGCGCTACCCGCCCAGGGACCTGCCTGCCGGCGCGATGGTCACCCGGTTCTCGCCGAGCCCGACCGGCGCCGCCCACCTCGGCGGCGTCTACGTGGCGATGCTCGACAAGGACCTGGCCCGGAACTCGGGCGGCGTCTACTTCATCCGGGTCGAGGACACCGACCAGGCCAGGACCGTCGAGGGCGCGCTCCTCCAGTTCGACGCGGCCTTCACCTACTTCGGGGTGCATGCCGACGAGACACCCGACAACGGTGCCTACGGCCCTTACACCCAGTCGGAGCGGGCCGAGATCTACCTCTCGTACGCCCGCGAGCTGCTGCGTGCCGGCCGGGCCTACCTGTGCTTCGCGACCAAGGACGAGCTGGCGGCGTCCGCCGAGCAGCAGCGCGCCGCGAAGGTGCCGACCGGCTACTACGGCCGGTGGGCGCTGTGGCGGGAGGCGCCCGACGAGCAGGTCCGCGAGGCACTCGCGGCGGGCCGGCCCTACGTCGTCCGGTTCCGCTCCCCCGGCGGCTTCGACCGGGTCACGTACACCGACCTGATCCGCGGCGAGATCACCGCGGACGCGAACCGCAACGACGTCGTCCTGCTGAAGGCCTCGGACAGCCCGCTGCGGCTGCCGACCTACCACTTCGCGCACGCCGTCGACGACCACCTGATGCGGGTCACCCACGTCGTCCGCGGCGACGAGTGGCTGTCGTCGGTGCCCCTGCACCTGCAGCTGTTCGACGCGTGCGGCTTCGAGCGGATCCCGTACGCGCATATCGCGCCGCTGCTGAAGCAGGACGGCTCAGGCAAGCGGAAGCTCTCCAAGCGCAAGGACCCGGAGGCCTCCGTCGAGTACTACATCGCCGCAGGCTACCCGGCGGACGCCGTCCTCTACTACCTGCGCGGGCTGATCAACGGCCGGCTGGCCGACCTGCCGATGGACCAGGCGCTCGCCGAGCCGCTGCGCCTGTCGGAGGCCGGGGTCTCGGGCGCACTGGTCGACCTGGTCAAGCTGGAGGACATCGCGGCCGACCACATCGCGGCCCTCGCCGGCCAGACGATCGTGGACGACGTGCTCGCCTGGGCCGACGTCCACGACACGGAGCTCGCGGCCGCGGTCCGCGCCGAGCCGCTGGTCGCGCTGCGTGCGCTGGACATCGAGCGGACCGGGGTGGCGAACCCGCGCAAGGACCTGCGCAAGTGGTCGGACTTCCGTTCCGTCTATGGCTACTTCTTCGCGGCGCTGTTCGAGCCGGTCACCGACCCGGCCGACCCACGGCTCGGCGGCCTGCCGGCGGACGTGGTCCGCGCGCTGTGCGAGCACTTCCTGCGCGACTACCAGCCCGTCGACGACGGCGACGCCTGGTTCGACCAGATCCGCGCGGCCGCCGTGGCGAACCGGTTCGCCGCGAGCCCCAAGGAGTACAAGGCCGACAAGGACGCCTTCGTCGGCTCGACGAAGGAGGCCGCGCAGGTCTTCCGCGTCCTGCTGACCGGCTCGAACCGCAGCCCCGCGTTCCACCTCGTCACCCAGGCCCTCGGCGAGGCCGAGACCCGCCGCCGCATCGGCGCGGTCCTGGTCTGA
- a CDS encoding MoaD/ThiS family protein, which yields MWVTLVLPGALRTHAGGVGRLDLELRPGATLGMALDLLTERHPALERRLRDERGALRRYVNLFVDGEECRRLAGADTPLHAGVEIQVIPSIAGG from the coding sequence ATGTGGGTCACGTTGGTCCTGCCGGGCGCGCTGCGCACGCACGCCGGTGGCGTCGGCCGCCTGGACCTGGAGCTGAGGCCGGGCGCGACGCTCGGGATGGCACTCGACCTGCTGACCGAGCGGCACCCCGCGCTCGAACGGCGGCTACGCGACGAGCGGGGCGCGTTGCGCCGCTACGTCAACCTCTTCGTCGACGGTGAGGAGTGCCGCCGCCTCGCCGGCGCCGACACCCCGCTGCACGCCGGCGTGGAGATCCAAGTGATCCCGTCCATCGCCGGGGGGTAG
- a CDS encoding sialidase family protein, translated as MTATALLMIGTRKGLWLARSQDGRASWEVTGPRFSMTEVYSVAIDTRHQVPRLLAGVSSEWFGPNVMISDDLGESWEEAATAPVAFPPGTDASLRRVWQITPGPRAEPGLVFAGTEPSALFRSTDGGRSFELVRALWDHPHRPDWQPGFGGQAIHTVVPHPADPRRITVAMSGGGVYRTADGGASWSAANVGIRAPFLPEGMQYPEFGQCVHKVTPCPVRPERLYAQNHHGVYRSDDGADTWVSIAAGLPSDFGFAMVAHPRREGVLYNFPLQADAERFPPAGRCAVYRATDAGARWEACTEGLPDDGFWTAVLRDAMCVDDADRTGVYFGSRTGEVYASRDEGDSWSRVAAHLPDVTCLRVAVL; from the coding sequence ATGACGGCGACGGCACTGCTCATGATTGGTACCCGCAAGGGCCTGTGGCTGGCCCGCAGCCAGGACGGGCGCGCGAGCTGGGAGGTCACCGGGCCGCGGTTCTCGATGACCGAGGTGTACTCGGTCGCCATCGACACCCGCCACCAGGTGCCGCGGCTGCTGGCCGGGGTCTCGAGCGAGTGGTTCGGTCCCAACGTGATGATCAGCGATGACCTCGGGGAGAGCTGGGAGGAGGCGGCCACGGCCCCCGTCGCGTTTCCGCCCGGTACAGACGCCTCGCTGCGGCGTGTCTGGCAGATCACCCCTGGGCCGCGCGCGGAGCCCGGTCTGGTCTTCGCCGGCACCGAGCCGTCCGCGTTGTTCCGGTCCACCGACGGCGGCCGCAGCTTCGAGCTGGTCCGTGCCCTGTGGGACCACCCGCACCGGCCGGACTGGCAGCCCGGCTTCGGCGGCCAGGCGATTCACACGGTCGTGCCGCACCCGGCCGACCCGAGGCGCATCACCGTCGCGATGTCGGGCGGTGGGGTCTACCGGACGGCGGACGGCGGGGCGAGCTGGTCCGCGGCCAACGTCGGCATCCGGGCACCCTTCCTGCCCGAGGGCATGCAGTACCCCGAGTTCGGGCAGTGCGTCCACAAGGTCACGCCCTGTCCGGTGCGGCCGGAGCGGCTCTACGCGCAGAACCATCACGGCGTCTACCGCAGCGACGACGGCGCCGACACCTGGGTCTCGATCGCGGCCGGCCTGCCGAGCGACTTCGGGTTCGCGATGGTCGCGCATCCGCGCCGCGAGGGTGTGCTGTACAACTTCCCGCTGCAGGCGGACGCGGAGCGGTTTCCTCCGGCCGGGCGCTGCGCGGTATACCGCGCCACGGACGCGGGCGCCCGTTGGGAGGCCTGCACCGAAGGCCTGCCCGACGACGGCTTCTGGACCGCCGTGCTACGCGACGCGATGTGCGTCGACGACGCCGACCGGACCGGCGTGTACTTCGGGTCCCGCACCGGCGAGGTGTACGCCAGCCGGGATGAGGGCGACAGCTGGAGCCGCGTCGCCGCCCACCTGCCCGACGTCACCTGCCTCCGCGTCGCCGTCCTCTAG
- a CDS encoding DUF202 domain-containing protein, with protein MDWLRRPAGRTGGGKPPVHTVGTDPDYRFSLANERTFLAWIRTALALLAGGIAVVQIVPSFSIGWAVTCLGSR; from the coding sequence GTGGACTGGTTGCGGCGGCCCGCCGGGCGGACCGGCGGCGGCAAGCCGCCCGTACACACCGTCGGCACGGACCCGGACTACCGGTTCAGCCTGGCCAACGAGCGCACCTTTCTGGCCTGGATCCGCACCGCGCTGGCCCTGCTGGCCGGCGGGATCGCGGTCGTGCAGATCGTGCCGAGCTTCTCGATCGGCTGGGCCGTCACGTGCTTGGGATCGCGCTGA
- a CDS encoding DUF202 domain-containing protein → MTDAARHPAEALDPGMQSERTYLAWQRTGLGFAANGALLVHAALDGRTALVVPGLVALVVTALLVGRAQVRYRSTVAVARLGRSPADHRTLAVTAALTTALCLAGLVAILLG, encoded by the coding sequence GTGACCGACGCCGCGCGGCACCCGGCCGAGGCCCTCGACCCCGGGATGCAGAGCGAGCGCACCTATCTGGCCTGGCAGCGCACCGGCCTCGGGTTCGCCGCCAACGGCGCCCTGCTGGTGCACGCCGCCCTGGACGGCCGGACGGCGCTCGTCGTCCCCGGGCTGGTCGCGCTGGTCGTCACCGCCCTGCTCGTCGGCCGGGCCCAGGTGCGCTACCGCTCGACCGTGGCTGTCGCCCGCCTCGGGCGCTCCCCCGCGGACCACCGCACCCTGGCCGTCACCGCGGCCCTGACTACCGCCCTGTGTCTCGCCGGACTCGTCGCGATCCTGCTGGGCTGA
- a CDS encoding helix-turn-helix domain-containing protein yields MTPSEPTRAVYVRMPDKLAQKLDKAAERFGVSKRDLLATLVSDHLDIEGDEIVFRPHGRDGASQSHGKREGASRPPRPGDLWRKRPSADEPDADDAEPKVRMSKATGPEPPAPAAPVSEVLTLEEAAELLRVPVDDVRALVESGELPARHIGATWRLTRTAVLAWLAGPGPAPTA; encoded by the coding sequence ATGACTCCCTCCGAACCGACCAGGGCCGTCTACGTCCGGATGCCGGACAAGCTCGCGCAGAAGCTCGACAAGGCCGCCGAACGCTTCGGCGTCAGCAAGCGCGACCTGCTCGCCACCCTCGTCTCCGACCACCTCGACATCGAGGGTGACGAGATCGTCTTTCGCCCGCACGGCCGGGACGGGGCCAGCCAGTCGCACGGCAAGCGTGAGGGAGCGTCCCGGCCGCCCCGCCCGGGTGACCTGTGGCGCAAGCGTCCCAGCGCCGACGAGCCGGACGCCGACGACGCTGAGCCGAAGGTGCGGATGAGCAAGGCCACGGGGCCCGAGCCGCCCGCACCCGCGGCGCCAGTGAGCGAGGTGCTGACCCTTGAGGAGGCCGCGGAGCTGCTGCGCGTCCCGGTGGACGACGTACGGGCACTGGTCGAGTCCGGCGAGCTTCCCGCTCGTCACATCGGGGCGACCTGGCGCCTCACCCGCACCGCGGTTCTCGCCTGGCTGGCCGGCCCCGGCCCGGCCCCCACCGCCTGA
- a CDS encoding siderophore-interacting protein, with product MDATTPAPMARPRRSPRNPLARVLHRAEVTAVEQLAARTRRITLTGDALAGLDWTPGQHVSVVLADPSAPGSWLRSPRDLKRTYSVWDYTPDGRLDLAVYDHGGDAPGARWAREATAGRGVLVKGPEGHLVAQPEAPYHLFAGDDTAAVAFGAILRALPSTAPVFGAIEHDTRDDALPLARRDELTFVYRAGEPAADSPRLPAALADLPLPAEPGVAYLAGEARAIQSARRHLVEERGWPRRNVLTHPFWTPGRRGLD from the coding sequence ATGGACGCGACAACCCCCGCCCCGATGGCGCGGCCCCGCCGCTCGCCGCGCAACCCGCTGGCGCGGGTGCTGCACCGAGCGGAGGTGACGGCGGTCGAGCAGCTGGCCGCCCGGACCCGCCGGATCACCCTGACCGGCGACGCCCTCGCCGGGCTGGACTGGACGCCCGGCCAGCACGTGAGCGTCGTGCTCGCCGACCCGTCGGCGCCCGGCTCCTGGCTGCGCAGCCCACGGGATCTCAAGCGCACCTACTCGGTGTGGGACTACACCCCCGACGGCCGGCTCGACCTGGCCGTCTACGATCATGGCGGCGACGCCCCCGGTGCCCGGTGGGCCCGCGAGGCCACCGCCGGCCGGGGCGTCCTGGTCAAGGGCCCGGAGGGCCACCTGGTCGCCCAGCCCGAGGCGCCCTACCACCTGTTCGCCGGGGATGACACGGCGGCGGTCGCCTTCGGCGCGATCCTGCGCGCCCTGCCCTCGACGGCGCCCGTCTTCGGCGCGATCGAGCACGACACCAGGGACGACGCGCTGCCGCTGGCCCGCCGGGACGAGCTGACCTTCGTCTACCGCGCGGGCGAGCCCGCCGCCGACTCGCCCCGGCTGCCCGCCGCGCTCGCGGACCTGCCGCTGCCGGCCGAGCCCGGCGTCGCCTACCTGGCCGGCGAGGCCCGAGCGATCCAGAGCGCGCGGCGCCATCTGGTCGAGGAGCGCGGCTGGCCGCGCCGCAACGTCCTGACCCACCCGTTCTGGACGCCGGGACGCCGCGGCCTGGACTGA
- a CDS encoding methyltransferase domain-containing protein, producing the protein MTAPTAGDFDYETHGGGYAQRRRTDPRIAAFAHAALGDACTVVNVGAGAGSYEPVGRCVVAVEPSARMRAQRHTRHAQVVAAVAEALPFGDGAFAAAMATNTVHQWADLERGLSELRRVSRGPVVLLTFDGDAFDRNWLVEYVPELVAYERRRMPSIGRIVAALGGTTVVTPVPVPADCCDGFIEAFLGRPECFLDPMIRRAQSPWVFVGPEIVARGVAQLRADLVSGAWDRRHAALRLQHEFTGALRLITAYPG; encoded by the coding sequence GTGACCGCCCCGACGGCCGGCGACTTCGACTACGAGACCCACGGCGGCGGCTACGCGCAGCGCCGGCGCACCGACCCGCGCATCGCCGCGTTCGCGCATGCCGCCCTGGGTGACGCGTGCACCGTCGTCAACGTCGGCGCCGGTGCCGGCTCGTACGAGCCCGTCGGCCGGTGCGTCGTCGCGGTCGAGCCGTCGGCCCGGATGCGGGCGCAGCGGCACACCCGCCACGCCCAGGTCGTCGCCGCGGTCGCCGAGGCGCTGCCGTTCGGCGACGGAGCGTTCGCCGCGGCGATGGCGACGAACACGGTCCACCAGTGGGCCGACCTGGAGCGTGGCCTCAGCGAGCTGCGCCGGGTCAGCCGCGGCCCGGTTGTCCTGCTCACCTTCGACGGCGACGCCTTCGACCGGAACTGGCTCGTCGAGTACGTGCCCGAGCTGGTCGCCTACGAGCGCCGTCGGATGCCCTCAATCGGGCGCATCGTCGCGGCCCTCGGCGGTACGACGGTCGTCACGCCCGTGCCGGTGCCGGCCGACTGTTGCGACGGCTTCATCGAGGCCTTTCTGGGCCGGCCCGAATGCTTCCTCGACCCGATGATCCGGCGAGCGCAGTCCCCGTGGGTCTTCGTCGGGCCCGAGATCGTCGCCCGTGGCGTGGCCCAGCTCCGCGCCGACCTGGTGTCCGGCGCCTGGGATCGCCGCCACGCCGCGCTGCGCCTCCAGCACGAGTTCACCGGCGCACTGCGCCTGATCACCGCCTATCCCGGCTAG
- a CDS encoding MerR family transcriptional regulator, producing MTDSGTIAATRGDTAGGPALAGSPGADAPATADGATSPAGAATEPTLLAIGLASREVGVSVRSLRYYEEIGLLTPSGRTSGGNRLYGPDDLARVRRIRELQQLLGFNLDEVRDILGHEDRLARVRQDWAVASTEDRVRLLDEARGVYLNLRDQVERKIKSLVSFRDELDARVARNDRLRETLPG from the coding sequence ATGACGGACAGTGGGACGATCGCCGCCACTCGCGGCGACACTGCCGGCGGCCCGGCCTTAGCCGGCAGTCCCGGCGCTGACGCCCCGGCAACGGCCGACGGCGCGACGAGCCCCGCCGGCGCGGCCACGGAGCCGACGCTGCTGGCGATCGGGCTGGCGTCCCGCGAGGTGGGCGTGTCGGTGCGCTCGCTGCGCTACTACGAGGAGATTGGCCTGCTCACCCCCTCGGGACGTACCAGCGGCGGCAACCGGCTCTACGGCCCGGACGACCTGGCCCGGGTCCGGCGCATCCGGGAGCTCCAGCAGCTGCTCGGCTTCAACCTGGACGAGGTGCGCGACATCCTCGGCCATGAGGACCGGCTGGCCCGGGTCCGGCAGGACTGGGCTGTGGCGAGCACAGAGGACCGGGTCCGCCTGCTCGACGAGGCCCGTGGCGTGTACCTGAACCTGCGCGACCAGGTCGAACGGAAGATCAAGAGCCTGGTCTCGTTCCGCGACGAGCTGGACGCCCGCGTGGCCCGCAACGACCGGCTCCGCGAGACCCTGCCCGGCTGA
- a CDS encoding MFS transporter, producing MATVNASILLIALPDIFRGIGIDPLAPGNTSYFLWILMGFMLVTSVLVVSLGRVGDMFGRVRCYNLGFAVFTAASILLAVTWMHGDAAALWIIIVRVVQGVGGAMLMANSSAIIADAFPANERGFAIGVNGVAAISGSFLGLLIGGLLAPIEWRLVFIVSVPFGVFGTVWAYVKLRDNGVRTPAKIDWWGNLTFAVGLISVLVGIVYGLQPYGGHTMGWTNPWVLTAMIGGVVVLAGFCFIETRVSDPMFALELFKRRGFTMGVIAGLLGALARGGLQFMLIIWLQGIWLPLHGYSFERTPLWAGIYMIPMTVGFLISGPIAGRLSDRYGVRPFATVGMLVSAAGFGIFDVIPIDFNYIGFALALMLIGMSMGLFAAPNTAAVMNGLPPNRRGAGAGMLNTFQNSAQVLSIGVFFTVIGLGLAASLPHTLFSGLAAQGVPAAKAHEIAGIPPVGSLFAAFLGYNPIQQLIGSSTLSTLPPDKASYLTGQEFFPHLISGPFGDGLHLAFAFAALACVIGAVVSWLRGGNEQPVHRSLVAETAAGLAAAAAAAAAAAAAAAAAAAGAAGVGGGVGGVAGVGGGVGGVAGVGGGVGGVAGGGGVGGVGGVDPTEATDSTGAIGLPAGNRAT from the coding sequence ATGGCCACGGTCAACGCGTCGATCCTGCTGATCGCGTTGCCGGACATCTTCCGCGGGATCGGCATTGATCCGCTGGCCCCGGGCAACACCTCGTACTTCCTGTGGATCCTGATGGGCTTCATGCTCGTAACGTCGGTGCTGGTGGTGAGCCTGGGCCGGGTCGGCGACATGTTCGGCCGGGTCCGCTGTTACAACCTCGGGTTCGCGGTGTTCACGGCCGCGTCGATCCTGCTGGCCGTCACCTGGATGCACGGTGACGCGGCGGCGCTGTGGATCATCATCGTCCGGGTGGTGCAGGGCGTCGGCGGCGCGATGCTGATGGCGAACTCGTCCGCGATCATCGCGGACGCGTTCCCGGCGAACGAGCGTGGCTTCGCGATCGGCGTCAACGGCGTCGCGGCGATCTCCGGCTCGTTCCTGGGACTGCTGATCGGCGGTCTGCTGGCCCCGATCGAGTGGCGCCTGGTGTTCATCGTCTCCGTGCCGTTCGGGGTCTTCGGCACCGTCTGGGCGTACGTGAAGCTGCGGGACAACGGCGTGCGCACCCCAGCCAAGATCGACTGGTGGGGCAACCTGACCTTCGCGGTCGGGCTCATCTCGGTGCTGGTCGGCATCGTCTACGGCCTGCAGCCCTACGGCGGCCACACCATGGGCTGGACGAACCCGTGGGTGCTCACCGCCATGATCGGCGGGGTCGTCGTGCTGGCCGGGTTCTGCTTCATCGAGACCAGGGTCAGCGACCCGATGTTCGCCCTGGAGCTGTTCAAGAGGCGCGGCTTCACGATGGGGGTGATCGCCGGTCTGCTGGGCGCGCTCGCCCGCGGTGGCCTGCAGTTCATGCTGATCATCTGGCTGCAGGGCATCTGGCTGCCGCTGCACGGCTACAGCTTCGAGCGGACGCCCCTGTGGGCGGGCATCTACATGATTCCGATGACGGTCGGCTTCCTGATCTCCGGGCCGATCGCCGGCCGGCTGTCCGACCGCTACGGCGTCCGGCCCTTCGCGACGGTCGGCATGCTGGTCAGCGCCGCCGGCTTCGGGATCTTCGACGTCATCCCGATCGACTTCAACTACATCGGGTTCGCGCTCGCCCTGATGCTCATCGGCATGTCGATGGGCCTGTTCGCCGCCCCGAACACCGCGGCCGTGATGAACGGTCTGCCGCCGAACCGGCGTGGCGCCGGTGCAGGCATGCTCAACACGTTCCAGAACTCCGCGCAGGTGCTCTCGATCGGCGTCTTCTTCACGGTGATCGGCCTGGGCCTCGCGGCCTCGCTGCCGCACACGTTGTTCTCGGGCCTGGCCGCCCAGGGGGTGCCCGCCGCGAAGGCGCACGAGATCGCCGGCATTCCGCCGGTGGGCAGCCTCTTCGCCGCTTTCCTCGGCTACAACCCGATCCAGCAGCTGATCGGCTCGTCGACCCTCTCGACCCTGCCGCCGGACAAGGCCAGCTACCTGACCGGGCAGGAGTTCTTTCCACACCTGATCTCCGGCCCGTTCGGCGACGGCCTGCACCTCGCGTTCGCGTTCGCGGCGCTCGCCTGCGTGATCGGGGCGGTCGTCTCCTGGCTGCGCGGCGGCAATGAGCAGCCCGTGCACCGCTCCCTCGTCGCGGAGACGGCCGCGGGCCTGGCCGCCGCGGCCGCCGCGGCCGCCGCGGCCGCCGCGGCCGCCGCGGCCGCCGCGGCCGGCGCGGCCGGCGTCGGCGGCGGCGTGGGTGGCGTGGCCGGCGTCGGCGGCGGCGTGGGTGGCGTGGCCGGCGTCGGCGGCGGCGTGGGTGGCGTGGCCGGCGGCGGCGGCGTCGGTGGCGTGGGCGGCGTCGACCCAACCGAGGCGACGGACTCGACCGGCGCGATCGGGCTGCCGGCCGGCAACCGGGCGACCTGA
- a CDS encoding GNAT family N-acetyltransferase, whose translation MEDATAVVRRFNRAYTQRIGALEESFLGLGLPLGTARLLFEIGSGPTTTQKLRARLGLDSGYLSRLLRRLEDDRLIAVKPDPQDRRRRCVGVTEAGRRRWRELEERSEERSEERSEDRARRLVEPLSARPRARLAAALAEADLLVRAATVTFAAVDPAGPVAQAAVGRYFAEIGRRFGFDASGEPEKDAADLARPRGILLVACDDGEPVACGGVRAIADGVGEVKRMWVDDAWRGAGLGSRLLLEIEAAARALGHRSARLDTNGALVEAIALYERCGYRRTARYNDSPWATHFFEKALDPADG comes from the coding sequence ATGGAGGATGCGACGGCGGTGGTGCGGCGGTTCAACCGGGCGTACACGCAGCGGATCGGCGCGCTGGAGGAGTCGTTTCTCGGATTGGGGCTGCCGCTCGGGACCGCGCGGCTGCTGTTCGAGATCGGGTCGGGGCCCACGACGACGCAGAAGTTGCGGGCGCGCCTCGGTCTGGACTCGGGATATCTGAGCCGCCTGCTGCGCCGGCTGGAGGACGACAGGCTGATCGCCGTCAAGCCGGACCCGCAGGACCGCAGACGCCGGTGCGTCGGCGTGACCGAGGCTGGGCGGCGGCGCTGGCGGGAGCTGGAGGAGCGGTCCGAGGAGCGGTCCGAGGAGCGGTCCGAGGACCGTGCCCGCCGGCTGGTCGAGCCCCTCTCCGCGCGGCCGCGGGCCCGGCTGGCCGCGGCGCTGGCCGAGGCCGACCTGCTGGTCCGTGCGGCCACGGTGACGTTCGCCGCGGTCGACCCGGCCGGGCCGGTGGCTCAGGCCGCGGTCGGCCGCTACTTCGCCGAGATCGGCCGCCGGTTCGGCTTCGACGCGAGCGGAGAGCCCGAGAAGGACGCCGCCGACCTGGCCCGGCCGCGCGGGATTCTGCTGGTGGCCTGCGACGACGGCGAGCCGGTCGCCTGCGGCGGCGTGCGGGCTATCGCCGACGGTGTCGGCGAGGTGAAGCGCATGTGGGTCGACGACGCCTGGCGCGGGGCGGGCCTCGGCTCCCGGCTGCTGCTCGAGATCGAGGCCGCCGCCCGCGCGCTGGGCCACCGGTCCGCCCGCCTCGACACCAATGGGGCGCTCGTCGAGGCGATCGCGCTGTACGAGCGTTGCGGCTACCGCCGCACCGCCCGCTACAACGACAGCCCCTGGGCCACCCACTTCTTCGAGAAGGCCCTCGACCCGGCTGACGGGTGA
- a CDS encoding peroxiredoxin has protein sequence MSVAVGDQVPDVEVQLMGEEGPVTVRSAELLGSGKVVLFAVPGAFTPGCSRIHLPGFVAQADELASKGVDKIACVSVNDPWVMQAWAASQGVGGKIVMVADGSAKFAEAMGLTGDMTAAGLGVRSQRYAAVIEDGVIRNLDVEPKRGVDVSSCEAVLTRL, from the coding sequence ATGTCGGTCGCGGTGGGCGATCAGGTTCCGGATGTCGAGGTCCAGCTGATGGGCGAGGAGGGGCCGGTGACCGTCCGCAGCGCCGAGCTGCTCGGCTCCGGCAAGGTGGTGCTGTTCGCGGTTCCGGGTGCGTTCACGCCCGGCTGTTCGAGGATCCACCTGCCGGGGTTCGTGGCCCAGGCGGACGAGCTCGCGTCGAAGGGCGTCGACAAGATCGCCTGCGTCTCGGTGAACGACCCCTGGGTGATGCAGGCCTGGGCCGCGTCGCAGGGCGTCGGTGGCAAGATCGTGATGGTCGCCGACGGCAGCGCGAAGTTCGCCGAGGCCATGGGCCTCACGGGTGACATGACCGCGGCCGGCCTCGGCGTCCGCTCCCAGCGCTACGCGGCCGTGATCGAGGACGGCGTCATCCGCAACCTCGACGTCGAGCCCAAGCGCGGCGTCGACGTCAGCTCGTGCGAGGCCGTCCTCACCCGCCTGTGA